A part of Escherichia marmotae genomic DNA contains:
- a CDS encoding fimbrial protein gives MKKLVKAALATAMVMGFSSYANAVGSNTGTVNFIGTIEDSPCSIVVGDEHQTVNLGHIGTGSLTGGKSSTAVPFKIRMEHCVFTTETKMSTVFSAAGNESTANPGNLALMGSSGEMKGASIVIGTSKGAALKLGTASETKLQMDGNTPAKGLPNQEVDFSAWVKGDATGTIDIGEFNSQVNFQISYL, from the coding sequence ATGAAAAAGTTAGTAAAAGCTGCACTGGCAACGGCGATGGTTATGGGATTTTCATCTTATGCAAATGCGGTGGGCAGCAATACCGGCACAGTCAATTTTATCGGTACGATTGAAGACTCTCCGTGCTCCATTGTAGTGGGTGACGAACATCAGACCGTTAACCTCGGCCATATCGGTACAGGTTCTCTGACTGGTGGCAAATCCTCCACGGCTGTGCCGTTCAAAATCCGTATGGAACACTGCGTATTCACCACTGAAACCAAAATGTCCACGGTGTTCAGCGCAGCAGGTAACGAATCAACTGCCAACCCGGGCAACCTGGCTCTGATGGGGTCCAGCGGTGAAATGAAAGGGGCCAGCATTGTTATCGGAACCAGCAAAGGTGCAGCACTCAAACTGGGTACTGCGTCAGAAACCAAACTGCAGATGGATGGAAACACACCGGCCAAAGGCCTGCCTAACCAGGAAGTCGATTTCAGCGCATGGGTGAAAGGCGACGCAACTGGCACAATTGATATTGGCGAATTCAATAGCCAGGTTAATTTCCAGATTAGCTACCTGTAA